The proteins below come from a single Takifugu rubripes chromosome 10, fTakRub1.2, whole genome shotgun sequence genomic window:
- the slc51a gene encoding organic solute transporter subunit alpha, translated as MNNGSNRSIDPSCTDQPPLAIDIILNLDIFGLILYSMLTFMALMSMLVYLEECVYIYKKVPAKKKSVIIWVNGAAPVIGTMSCLAMWIPRATMFTDMTSACYFAVVVFKFLILMLEEVGGDEAFLRRAGQHKLKISTGPCCCCCLCLPYVAITRRSLFLLKLGSFQFAVLKIVFTILSIVLYTNGLFDLSDLSISGSAIWINPFVGILTIIALWPVAIMFMHLRTTLRTLKIIPKYAMYQLVLILSQLQTAIINILALNGTIACAPPFSSKARGYMLSQQLLILEMFIITLVTRLLYRRQYEPLPEEECHDNEHTKMMSISKSA; from the exons ATGAATAATGGATCCAACCGCTCGATTGACCCGAGCTGCACGGATCAGCCTCCTCTCGCCATCGACATCATCCTTA ATCTGGACATCTTCGGCCTCATCCTCTACTCGATGCTCACCTTCATGGCGCTCATGTCCATGCTCGTCTACCTGGAGGAATGCGTCTACATCTACAAGAAGGTGCCAGCCAAAAAGAAGAGTGTGATCATCTGGGTCAATGGGGCAGCACCT GTGATTGGCACCATGTCATGTTTGGCCATGTGGATCCCCAGAGCCACCATGTTTACCGATATGACCTCAGCATG TTACTTCGCAGTGGTGGTCTTCAAGTTCCTGATCCTCATGCTGGAGGAGGTGGGCGGTGATGAGGCCTTCTTGAGGCGAGCGGGACAACATAAATTGAAGATCAGCACGgggccgtgctgctgctgctgcctctgcttgCCATATGTTGCCATTACCCG GCGCTCGCTCTTCCTGCTCAAACTGGGATCCTTCCAGTTTGCTGTCCTGAAGATCGTCTTCACCATCCTCTCTATTGTGCTCTACACCAACGGCCTCTTTGATCTGTCTGAT CTGAGTATCAGCGGTTCTGCCATATGGATCAACCCATTTGTAGGCATCTTGACTATCATAGCCCTGTGGCCTGTTGCCATCATGTTCATGCACCTGAGGACAACACTCAGGACGCTCAAGATCATCCCAAAGTATGCCATGTACCAG CTGGTGCTGATCCTGAGCCAGCTGCAGACAGCCATCATCAACATATTGGCTCTGAATGGAACCATAGCCTGCGCCCCGCCCTTCTCCTCCAAAGCCAGAGGTTACA TGCTGAGTCAGCAGTTGCTGATCCTGGAGATGTTTATCATCACCCTGGTGACCCGTCTGCTGTACCGCCGTCAGTACGAGCCCTTACCTGAGGAGGAATGCCATGACAACGAACACACCAAAATGATGTCAATATCTAAATCTGCGTGA
- the pdk3a gene encoding pyruvate dehydrogenase (acetyl-transferring) kinase isozyme 3, mitochondrial has protein sequence MRIFTFLLKNVNPKIEYYSRFSPSPLSIKQFLDFGRENACEKTSYMFLRKELPVRLANTMKEVNLLPDKLLSQPSVKLVQKWYMQSFVELLDYENRNPEDSHTLNDFLELLIEIRNRHNDVVPTMAQGVIEYKEKFGFDPFISSNVQYFLDRFYTNRISFRMLINQHTLLFGNDTNPAHPKHIGSIDPTCSVAEVVSDAYDTAKMLCEKYYLAAPKLKIEEFNTKAAGKPIQVVYVPSHLFHMLFELFKNSMRATVELHETSREGLPPVKAKVTLGKEDLSIKISDRGGGVPLRKIDRLFHYMYSTAPTPSLEHGAVPLAGFGYGLPISRLYARYFQGDLKLYSMEGVGTDAVIYLKALSSESFERLPVFNKSAWRHYKTSAEADDWSNPSKEPRDARPANRGKSG, from the exons ATGAGGATTTTCACGTTTCTGCTGAAAAACGTCAACCCTAAAATCGAATATTACTCCAGGTTTTCGCCCTCTCCGCTCTCCATTAAGCAGTTTCTGGATTTTG GCAGGGAAAATGCATGTGAGAAAACATCCTACATGTTCCTGCGTAAGGAGCTGCCCGTACGGCTGGCCAACACCATGAAAGAGGTCAACCTTTTGCCCGACAAGCTGCTCAGCCAGCCTTCTGTTAAACTAGTGCAGAAATG GTACATGCAGAGCTTTGTTGAGCTGCTGGATTATGAAAACAGAAACCCAGAGGATTCTCACACTCTAAATGA CTTCCTGGAGCTTCTGATTGAAATCCGTAACCGTCACAATGACGTAGTTCCCACTATGGCTCAAGGGGTCATCGAGTACAAGGAGAAATTTGGCTTCGACCCCTTCATCAGCAGCAACGTCCAGTACTTCCTCGACCGCTTCTACACCAACCGCATCTCTTTCCGCATGCTCATCAACCAGCACA CTCTCCTGTTTGGCAATGACACCAACCCTGCCCACCCCAAACACATTGGAAGCATCGATCCCACCTGCAGTGTGGCGGAAGTTGTTAGCG ATGCCTACGACACCGCCAAGATGCTGTGTGAGAAATACTACCTGGCTGCTCCGAAGCTGAAGATCGAAGAATTTAACA CAAAGGCAGCTGGAAAGCCTATCCAGGTTGTGTACGTGCCGTCCCATCTGTTCCACATGCTGTTTGAGCTCTTCAAG AACTCAATGAGAGCCACAGTGGAGCTCCACGAGACCAGCAGAGAGGGGTTACCACCTGTGAAAGCCAAAGTCACCCTGGGTAAAGAAGATCTGTCTATAAAG ATCAGTgaccgaggaggaggagtccCACTGAGGAAGATAGATCGCCTGTTTCACTACATGTactccaccgctcccacgccaAGTCTGGAACATGGAGCTGTCCCTCTG GCTGGTTTTGGCTACGGTTTGCCAATTTCAAGGCTCTATGCCCGATATTTTCAAGGTGATCTGAAACTGTACTCCATGGAGGGCGTAGGGACGGATGCAGTCATCTATCTGAAG GCCCTGTCCAGCGAGTCCTTCGAGCGCCTTCCTGTCTTCAACAAGTCCGCCTGGCGACATTACAAGACCAGTGCCGAGGCGGACGACTGGAGCAACCCCAGCAAAGAGCCGCGCGATGCCA GGCCTGCAAACAGAGGAAAGAGTGGTTAA